TAATTGACGTCGTTCCATCATTGTAACCTCTGCGAAATCTGTTGGACCATAGAGCTTGGAGGGTATTATCTTGCTTACACCATGGTCACTTGGCAACTAAATGCTAATCAAATTAAACATGTTCCTTGCTCATCTATTAGTTACTTACATAAGTGGTTTTTCATCTCGCTTTTCTGTTTcaaatatcataaaatatatttcctGGGCCTCTGAATTCCTGCCGTTTGAGTTGCTAAGCAACATCTTACTAAACAGGAAGGGTTTCACAAGGCTGGACCAGAATTTTAAACAAGTTGACAAGTTTTAAAATCAGGAGAGAAGTATgaagtggaagaagtattgagatcctttacttaagtaaaagtagcaataccactctgtgaaaatactcccCTTCAAGGAAAAGTCTTGGATTCAGAACCTtacgtaagtaaaagtatgtaagtattatcagcaaaatgtacttaaagtataaaaagtaaaagtattcattatgcagaaaaatgttccctgtcagtgttttactatattatgtcaataaattttcttcagctcaactcaaataaaactgaaatccttgttattgggccccaacacatcactaaacaaatactgccatctactggtaacatGTCACAACAtctcaagcctgttgcaagaaatcttggtgtcctgtttgatagcaatttatgttttgagcaacatatcactaagcttgtccaatcatgtttttatcaccccagaaacattgcaaaaatacaatctattttaaatcttagtgatgcagaaattgttgtacatgcttttatctcctcacgccttgattattgtaaaagcctgttcacttgtcttaatcaaaaagctctgacacgactgcagactgtacagaactcagctgctaggctgttaaccaggaccaagaagtatgaccacataacaccttttttagcctctttacattggttccctgttggttttaggattgattttaagatctcgttgattacttttaaggctcttcatggcctggccccagattatattttacaCCTTGTAATCCTTTATAAACCTttacgtagtctgagatcttcaggctggggtctcctgtctgttcctgagtccaggatgaaaactaagggggacagagcttttgctatcagggcaccgaggctctggaacaacttgcccgaagaaattaggttgtctgagtcagagtcttcgtttaagtctcgtctcaaaacacatttttatctgaaagcatatcctgattttacctgaactggctgtttattttactgtttcttttattgcttttgtgtattttatttctttatatctagtcattcactgtggtattttatttctcttgttgtgaagcactttgtactttgttttgataagtgctctataaataaagttttattattattctattacTTAGAAGTCATTATTTTGGTATTTCCTACTGTTAACTGTTTGATATTGTACATAAGGGACAGGATTACAATTTTCATGAAACcggttgatccagaatgctgtacGTGTAcagacaagaactaggaaaagagatcatatttctccaatattagcttctctgcactggctccctgtaaaatccagaatataatttaaaatccttctcttcaCCTTGTCGAGGTCAGAAAACCTCTCTccgagttggttgatgagaagggatccacacgagacctaaaattgtcttttaactagtatttatatcctcacaattattacaaacattacaaacaatctaacaatacagacaaatacagatatatctggagacacatcacagagacctctccaggcgATCTCCTCGCTATGTCAgaggcaaacatcttacatacgTACGTAGCACAAGCTATCAATCCtaataacacagcccaagttttcatatttgacaacctacaaagctcttaatggtcaggcaccatcgtatcttaaggAGCTCAAAGAATGCAGGCTTACTTGTGgatcctagagtctccaaacgTAGATTGGGAGCCAGGGCCTTCAGttgtcaagctcctctcctgtggaatcagatcccagtttgggttatAGTTAGTTAGTGcgtatagttagggctggctcaggtatatcctgaaccatcccttagttatgctgctataggcctagactgccggcagacttcccatgatgcactgagcgcctctctcctcctctccatttaCACGCATACTTATCCCATTAAtgtatgttactaacttgacatcttctctctcccgtagttttgtgctttctcgtctctctcctctctccttctgccgctttcagcaggtgtttCTGCCTCTATGCATCTATGATTGCAGGCCACCTACTACTCCCATGTTCTTGCTCAACACCTGCTGCTGCAATTGTtattatgacattattattagtatcatcattattgctatcattactattactattattttattaatatcattaccactaccattactattattttaaatctctatgtggaatttgcattgtgctactgtatgtttcctcctctctctctctctttctcccctcctttctctttctctctcaacccgACCAGTCGAGGCAGACGGCTGCCCACccagagtctggttctgctcaaggtttatGCCTGttaaagggagtttttccttgcctccgtcaccaagtgcttgctcatggcaGGAATTGTTGGGTATCTAcgtatatgaaaagtgcaatgagattacttctgttataaattggtgctatataaataaaatttaatttaatttaattgaaacttggtggaagggtgtagcGTGGGGCAAGGAAGAACCCATTcaatttcatatatatatatctatatatatccaAAAAACAGAGGGGGAATTGCACACTGGAGTGAGGGGTACTTGGACACATTAGTCATATTTGTTGGTGGTGGTTACACAAATAACTCTGAGTTCTGAGCTCTTTAGCTAGCTTAAGCCTGTTTCAGTGTTAGCTACAGCTTAATACTGCACATTAATTTAGAACTGCAAACAATCACCTGTGTCATAGGCGTTGGTCCGTTACCGAAAGTTAGGCCTTCTACCCAATCAGAATCAAGAATTTTCAGTGGCCATGGTAAGCTATATCAgactttggctacacaggcaatacttgttagtaggatcaattcattgctggttttggtcttttcatgggatttattgacaattagaaaaatatagaatatgccagctttatcctttaagtTTTGAACAGCCAAAGAGCAGCACTTAGAGCATGACAAACTAACAAGATGAAATTGAATTGCAACTACAACTGAAGAAAATGCAATAAACTGAGCAGACCAAATTCGAATTGTGTATCATAACCTGAAATTCCGACAGTGGACACTACATCGCAGGTGCCCCATAAAACACTCATATTAAACATATTAACATattggatttattttctgtatgtgtacatataaatgtacatatgtaactatatatatttcttgtaaatataatttagttttcatttgtatttcttcttttagtgctacttttatagagtttgttctattttattgcctattttattgtttatattctattctaattgaaatatttgaatatctgtttatacattttctgtgtgtgtagcatggagGGAGCttcaactgcatttcattgtgcaatcctATTGTATAATGACAATCGTATCATGTGCAAAAGTGACATACCCCCTATACTTTTTACCTATTTTCTGatcattttgttatttaatgtctcacacaaagaagaaaacaatatgaatgagcttattgttttattgcaaatatatataattttactgATCACACTAATCCGTGTAAATGGTGTAGTCATACAGCTGCTCTTAAATTACACATAACTAACTAACTTAAAGCCTACATCATTAAGGTTTTTTGCTTAATTACATTATTGgttaatttttcagttttctacaCATGTATTGTCGATATGAAAGACATATTCACCTTTAGACATGAAGGTGACATGAAGACATTGTGCTTCATGTGCTAGTTCACGGCCTTAATTCATATGAAATTAGCATGAAGACACACTCCCCACCTTTGCTGTCACATTTTTTCACAGAAATGCCACATGTCCAGCCAGTCATGGACCCATCGCCACATATACACAGCCATGTCCAGTCATGTTCAAATTTCAGTGCGGAATTGAAGTGTGGGGTCCTTCATCTTTTTCTTGTAGTCTTCATCAAACTGTTCACTCTGGGCCACAGTGAAATGGTTCTTCCAGTCACCAACCTTCCCTGCAGAAccacacagaaacagtcagGTATTTTAGTATATTTTCTTGTTACACagatttagttatttatttatcaggTTACCTTTTCTCATGAAAGGAGAAATTTTGAAATCCATAACTGGGAGCGTAGAATAGTTGGCCATGTTGTTCTTTTTCATATTATCAAACTGCACTCCGCCTGTaattcttttcttctcctcgACTGAAGGAGACAAACCAAGAAAGCAACAGAGTTTGTCTATTTCCCGTCCAGTATCCTGGAAACACAATGGTCAGATATTATCATTGCATTATTACCAGCTAGAGGAGAACTTTGAAAAAGTAACCTGAATAAGCccacaaaagcaaataaattacCTCAATCAGATCTTCGTAGAACATGTAATGGAGTTTTGAATAAGTCTGCTTCTTCTTCCACCAGCCGTTCACGTGGTCATACCAGGATCCAAACACCACTGAGGCCACAGGACAATAAATGAAAGCACTTCAGTAGTGTTCAGGAGAAATCTGCATCTCTGTACCACTGAAAACAACTTTATTATAGTGTTTCATACATACTCTTTCCCTCCATGAATCTGTGGAGGTAGCTGCTCCAGTCTCCAGGCTCTGGCTGCACCATGTTCATGCGATCAAAGTGAAAATAAGAGACCACGTTGTCTTTGGCATTGCGGGCCACGTAGACTATCTacacaagaagaaaacacttaAATTATCTGACGACCAACAATACATGAGACTTAATATACTTTTAAGACATGCCTCAAATTCTACTGCTCCTCTTTGTCGTCCTTCACCTTTAAATGAAATATCCTTAATGCTGCTGAAGTTACTTTGTCCTCTATTTCAGCATCTTATAATCATATATTGATATAATGCAAATAACACACAAACTACTGACCCTGCAGTTTTGCTCCCAAAAGGACTTTGGCACAAACTGGACTGGAAAATGGGTTTTAATGAGGCGAGGAGAGGTGGGGAGCTTGTCCACCAGGTCTTTTCCTGTATGAAGAGGGAAAGATGGAGTAAGCAAAACCCTAGTCTCTTGCCTGCTGCAGTGTGGTAAATCTGTGTCACTGTCTTGTCAGAAACATGAGACTAATAAAATCAACCCTTCCGATACATTGATAAAGTTTACTTAGCAAGTTTAACTTTAAGCAAAAGGTAGATAATCACCACACTATGTTCAATATGGTGAGTTTGACCGTCTGTTCAACCTGAATCCAAAGAAGGGATGGTGATCTCCAAGAACGGCACTCTGTTATAAATTGGGATGGATGTCTGACGCTCTGGAGATGTCTGACCAAAATACAACAGGTCAAGGATGTAGGAGACCCAGGTGGTTCCtaaaagaaagatggaggaaaataaaaaagatccaAACCCCTCACCTCCATTTACACATCTATTCCAGAGCTACAGTATAAAGCAAAACACATCCTGTTCATGTTTATGGACTGACCTGCTTTGGGGTATGTTGCGATAAGTATATCGTCTGGCCTGGCCTGAAAGTTTTGGATGTTCTCCCAGTTGTCTGTGAAATAGTGGGTCATTGAGACTCCATGGAAATCAAACACTTCTGGTCGAGAAGGTAAATCCATCtagaaaaacagagaagagaaaagaataataaaataaactttatttgtatagcacctttcatacaagtaatgcagctcaaagtgctttacaacaaagcaAATACATGTACtgagtgcttcacataaaaaacaacagaatgaacataaaaacagggatagaatgccATAGTTAATGTaaactaaagtaaaaaaacaagaagaataAAAGAATCagaacatacaaaacacatgatcattGTTTGACATTGTCCACTGTCAGTTGCAGACAGTGAAGTCAGattgtttaaaaaagtaatcTTAAAAGAAGGAGGGAAACAACAAATAGTTAACAGTCGAAAAGGACAATGATTTGGTTGAAGATTAGGTAGCAGGTTGCACTCAAGAAAATATGCTGGTGCTATTGAAGAATAAAGGAGTTGAAATcttcaaatatattaaaaagctTTTGCATGCATTTTAAACTGCTTCAGTCTACAAAACCATTCTTATTAGCTCAGCATTGCATGTTTAACATGTAATGAATCCCActgtaaagtaaagtaaagcagcCCTTTGAGCTAcagtgattaattaatttagagACATACCTTGTCTGCATCAACTGACATGCTGATCACTGCTGGTTTCTCTGCTGTATTTCTGACACTTTTCTCTTGTCCTGCTGTAATTTTTCCCAGACAAGCCAAatattttccttcctctctgttcTCGTTGCATAACATGGTCTCCATTGTAATTGAAGGCTCAGTCCCAGATGTGATATTaaagtccagctccaccctATCCGTCCAGAGTTTAACCCTTTAACCCTTCATTCCCCTGTTTTCAGAGCGTTACATGCTGATGCGTGTTTTAAGAATCTGTACAGGAAAGATAGAGGATAGATAAGATTCAGCATCGGATATCCCACATAATGctgaaaaactgttttttctaCTTCCACACcctgatttgttgttttttaaaaccatTATAAAGGGAAAATAGTCTTCAAATTTTTTCAAAAGCTTTGGGCTTGAATTTACTTTGTGCACATTTCAATCAGGAGAAACACATGAATAAAGTAAAGatagtgtttatttaaacaaatgatGTGAGGTGTTTATATTGACAGTCTTTGGCGCTTAGACTCCACAGGGAgattttggtggtggtggtggtggagggcgtCTGTCCTGAGGCTGATGGCTGAAGAGGCTGATGGAATGGTGAGCTGATGGATCTGCAAACAGTAGATGGGGagatggggaggtggaggggcgcACAACCGTTGCATGAACTTgctgaaagcagagagagaatcatatTAAAACAGACGGTAGTAGGAATAGGTTGACGATGaaggtgtgtcactgtgttATTGGATAGATGAGACCAGCAGATGGAACAACTGATGTCCCGATTTGACAGCCCTggataatgacagcaggaaatataaGTGAGCATGCGTGAGAGGAGTGGATGGCAGAATGGTATGAGAATTACTACGCCTGAGCATGCAGAAGTCTAGTCTTCCTGACCGAACTTAGCTAAAGCTTAATTTAAACAATGCCAGCCACTTGAGAATTGTCTACACAGTGTGTTTGGGTTTAACTCAAAACACATGCCATTCTTTCTCCTTTAAAGTGCCCATGTGGTTCTACTACATGagaaaaagaatatataaaGCTCTCTCCCATTTTCATAAATACTTATCAGTGAGTCTGGGgagtaagaaaaaaacaaaatcctgtAAAACTGGATGTCTGCAAACAGAGTGATGAGAGCGTGACAGAAAACAAGAAGTTAAGGAAGTGTTTTAGGGGAAGGAAAACTCTTCCAAATTGTGTCAAGcaaggattaaaaaaaagaagttaatCAACTTTGCtccttcattttaaaaacagatatattgtgtgtattttttacaatattttttcatatttttattgtaaatgtttctattttctatttatggtTCTTCActtttgcagtacttgctttttatttttttattttctattactatgtttattgttatacaccaaaataccaaggcaaattccttgtaaaTGAAagcctacttggcaataaacctgattctgattctttcAGATGAAGACTAGCTGTGTGcttaaaattaatcaataacGTGGTGTACTGCTTTTGCTCAGGACTATGAaattttctaaaaaataaaaaaaaaggttgtgtAAAAGCAGATTGTCTTTACTTGAAGACATAATTAGACAGAAAAGGACAACACAGTACAATACATTGACTTATTTCTGTGAAATGAGCCAAAAGTTGATTGTGCAATCCCATGCAAGCACGGTATTCGTGTTTGTTCATGTGCATTAGGCCCTGCAGTGGTTTTTTGGCTGTGCCATCACGAATCTACTGAGCTCTCTGACAGGCGACCGCATCCTCTAGCCGAAAGAGCAGATACTCTGCGGTACTATGCTTGCTTACTGCTAAACCACATTGGCTTGATAGGCAGTTTAATTTCACTGCCATGGCCTGCTCAGTA
This sequence is a window from Siniperca chuatsi isolate FFG_IHB_CAS linkage group LG10, ASM2008510v1, whole genome shotgun sequence. Protein-coding genes within it:
- the LOC122883365 gene encoding cytosolic sulfotransferase 3-like yields the protein METMLCNENREEGKYLACLGKITAGQEKSVRNTAEKPAVISMSVDADKMDLPSRPEVFDFHGVSMTHYFTDNWENIQNFQARPDDILIATYPKAGTTWVSYILDLLYFGQTSPERQTSIPIYNRVPFLEITIPSLDSGKDLVDKLPTSPRLIKTHFPVQFVPKSFWEQNCRIVYVARNAKDNVVSYFHFDRMNMVQPEPGDWSSYLHRFMEGKMVFGSWYDHVNGWWKKKQTYSKLHYMFYEDLIEDTGREIDKLCCFLGLSPSVEEKKRITGGVQFDNMKKNNMANYSTLPVMDFKISPFMRKGKVGDWKNHFTVAQSEQFDEDYKKKMKDPTLQFRTEI